A genomic region of Denticeps clupeoides chromosome 17, fDenClu1.1, whole genome shotgun sequence contains the following coding sequences:
- the LOC114767369 gene encoding trichohyalin-like isoform X3, which yields MDPHWKSHGKHFESTQDTNDWGWDLIQGPSILKNSFRASSHIDVCDLDMWDKQNSLRTKSVGLCSTGMVLDAGHHSSISTSSLSKIGHANVEGIKRWQSTGRLVPEGAPRPHAHSQGAQLRALLESSSLRQGELVQRLREAHGRLDSQAELLRFESQTGGQHLELKHKRLAEAVSALEQEKRAAGLSLFEECRRNEELKDKVLKLEMDMQKMRSALERGKKADLTLSQSSSQLHRTLPITQNDFNKEEKKQTEKELKRVREALRESEDQAEALEAEKDQMLLKLQSSKESEMSVLNQIEQVNQKLSKSTQAQSELEDQLSDSRSCLGQIQLERDLLSAKVLRLEDSLEDMKTKLSAALSEKDCLFQEKADVHQRAEVLGLQLERAQRGREGFTEQVCELHSELARAKAEASKHNQDRLLMKDEVQATKELSEKLSSDLETSKDKLEVTLKQLHELEAEKVIHTNQITALEAERSILIGEKEELLRSVHHAEQEDAAGLKEEGLHLRESQTRLQQKHEELQTRCKDLEELCLQREAELGQKTGELRRMESGFTEEKEELKRVAAHWNDRWEEVALKLRSTQAELDGEKRQRQQDTSRFQEEGAELVKAADRLQTELQRSQVDILQLLQQRADSEAELSRIKEAGAMERVKLDACRQQLDLERNRSQTLQRKMMNGPVYPSSLNKHNTEENNTLYIQDDPQRIFLTDPSSLEGRTPSLFWLQVSLEEEGGERAQEQAEMKKLWDMLMLRSSELERQQQELQSARVQVSQNSSEVDRLQQQLTNKEKELMEKENALKCLEKLRDSERREKMNKIRVLEQKISELKEANVERKGNKKEETFHGDSESSDAHKTHLDESTRRAEQQKTKSLKDLHQNKEGRRQSHEATKERVLKPETADHEHQRRLVTEQLKSLFKEQEQRSRGQTPDGSPGVHAKWIKNSVGTLGSKLKEDHERGSQQKEAGPGALQGTESPHLQEEEAKPRQELHSETVQPN from the exons ATGGACCCGcactggaaaagtcatggaaaacaCTTTGAATCCACACAGGACACGAATGATTGGGGGTGGGATTTGATCCAGGGGCCAAGCATTCTCAAGAACTCTTTCAGAGCCTCTAGCCACATTGATGTGTGCGACCTGGACATGTGGGATAAGCAGAACTCTCTCAGAACTAAG TCTGTAGGACTTTGTTCTACTGGAATGGTTTTAGATGCAGGACACCACTCCAGCATCAGCACCAG cTCTCTGAGCAAGATTGGACATGCAAATGTAGAAGGAATCAAAAGGTGGCAGTCTACAGGTCGCCTTGTGCCTGAGGGTGCACCACGTCCACACGCTCATTCTCAGGGCGCCCAGCTACGAGCCCTGTTGGAAAGCAGCAGCCTGAGGCAAGGAGAGCTGGTTCAGAGGCTCAGAGAGGCTCATGGGCGTTTGGACTCGCAGGCAGAGCTGCTGAGGTTTGAGAGCCAGACCGGTGGGCAGCATTTAGAGCTCAAACACAAG CGCCTGGCAGAGGCAGTGAGTGCTCTTGAACAAGAAAAGAGGGCAGCTGGGCTGAGCCTGTTTGAGGAGTGCCGTCGCAATGAAGAACTAAAAGACAA GGTGCTGAAACTGGAAATGGACATGCAGAAGATGAGGTCTGCTCTGGAGAGAGGGAAGAAGGCTGATCTTACTCTCTCACAGTCCAGTTCCCAGCTCCACAGAACTCTGCCCATAACACAGAATGACTTTAACAAAGAG GAGAAAAAGCAGACAGAAAAGGAGTTGAAGAGGGTGAGAGAGGCTCTAAGAGAGTCAGAAGATCAGGCTGAAGCTCTGGAGGCAGAGAAAGACCAGATGTTGCTGAAGCTTCAATCATCTAAAGAG TCTGAGATGTCTGTGCTGAACCAGATAGAGCAGGTGAACCAGAAGTTGAGCAAGTCTACACAGGCCCAGTCTGAGCTTGAAGACCAGCTAAGTGACAGTCGCAGCTGCCTGGGTCAAATACAACTG GAGCGAGACCTTCTGTCTGCTAAGGTGCTGAGACTCGAGGACAGCTTGGAGGACATGAAGACAAAGCTTTCTGCAGCGCTGTCTGAAAAAGACTGCCTTTTTCAG GAGAAGGCTGATGTGCACCAGCGTGCCGAGGTCCTGGGCCTCCAGCTGGAGCGTGCTCAGAGAGGCAGGGAGGGCTTCACTGAGCAGGTGTGTGAGCTCCACAGCGAGCTGGCACGGGCCAAAGCCGAGGCAAGCAAACACAATCAGGACAGACTGCTAATGAAAGACGAAGTGCAGGCGACcaaagag TTAAGTGAGAAGCTTTCCTCTGATCTGGAAACATCCAAAGACAAGTTGGAGGTGACCCTGAAACAGCTGCATGAGCTGGAGGCCGAGAAGGTGATCCACACCAATCAGATCACTGCGCTGGAGGCAGAGCGCTCCATTCTGATcggagagaaggaggagctgCTGAGGTCTGTCCACCACGCAGAGCAAGAAGATGCAGCAGGACTGAAAGAAGAGGGCCTGCACCTCAG GGAGTCACAGACGCGCTTGCAGCAGAAGCATGAGGAGTTGCAGACCCGTTGCAAGGACCTGGAGGAACTGTGCTTGCAGAGGGAGGCAGAGCTGGGTCAGAAGACAGGGGAGCTGCGGCGCATGGAATCAGGTTTTACAGAGGAAAAGGAGGAACTGAAGAGGGTGGCTGCCCACTGGAACGACAGGTGGGAGGAAGTGGCGCTGAAATTGCGTTCCACGCAGGCAGAACTGgatggagagaagagacagCGTCAGCAGGACACAAGCAGA TTTCAGGAAGAAGGAGCAGAACTGGTAAAAGCTGCTGATAGACTTCAGACAGAGCTGCAGAGAAGCCA GGTAGAcatcctccagctgctgcagcagaggGCCGACAGTGAAGCAGAGCTGAGCAGAATCAAG GAAGCAGGAGCCATGGAGAGGGTCAAGTTGGATGCCTGCAGGCAGCAGTTAGATCTGGAGAGGAACAGGAGTCAGACCCTGCAGAGGAAAATGATGAATGGACCAGTATATCCTTCTTCTCTTAACAAACATAacacagaagaaaacaacacGCTCTACATACAAGACGATCCACAGAGAATATTTCTAACTGATCCTTCAAGCCTAGAAGGCAGGACTCCATCTCTGTTTTGGCTGCAGGTGTctctggaggaggagggtggggagCGGGCGCAGGAGCAAGCAGAGATGAAGAAGTTGTGGGACATGCTGATGCTCAGAAGTtcggagctggagaggcagcagcaggaactgcaGTCTGCCAGAGTCCAG GTATCACAGAACAGCAGTGAGGTAGACAGGCTACAGCAACAACTCACTAACAAAGAGAAAGAGCTGATGGAGAA ggAGAATGCTCTTAAATGTCTGGAGAAGCTAAGAGATAgcgagagaagagagaaaatgaacaaGATCAGAGTTCTAGAGCAGAAG ATTTCTGAATTAAAAGAAGCAAATGTGGAGagaaagggaaataaaaaagaagagacCTTTCATGGAGACTCTGAAAGCTCTGATGCACATAAGACTCATTTGGACG AGTCCACGAGGAGAGCTGAACAGCAGAAAACAAAGAGTCTGAAGGACCTACATCAG AATAAAGAAGGAAGAAGGCAGTCTCATGAGGCCACGAAAGAGAGAGTGTTGAAACCAGAGACCGCAGATCACGAGCATCAAAGAAGACTGGTTACTGAGCAG TTGAAGAGTCTGTTTAAGGAGCAGGAGCAGAGGAGCAGAGGCCAGACACCTGATGGGTCACCAGGGGTTCATGCAAAGTGGATCAAG AATTCTGTGGGGACCCTTGGTAGCAAGCTAAAGGAGGACCATGAGAGGGGGAGCCAGCAGAAAGAAGCTGGCCCAGGAGCACTGCAGGGCACAGAAAGTCCTCATCTGCAAGAGGAGGAGGCCAAACCTAGACAGGAGCTCCACAGCGAAACTGTTCAG CCAAATTAA